One part of the [Pantoea] beijingensis genome encodes these proteins:
- the gppA gene encoding guanosine-5'-triphosphate,3'-diphosphate diphosphatase, with translation MLSASSLYAAIDLGSNSFHMLVVREVAGSIQTVARIKRKVRLAAGLDNANHLSDEAMARGWQCLRLFSEQLQDIPLEQIRVVATATLRLAANADIFLSKAQHILGSTINVISGEEEARLIYQGVAHTTGGSDKRLVVDIGGGSTELVTGDGAHATSLFSLPMGCVTWLERYFTDRHLGKANFEQAEQAARAMIQPVAAALRTQGWQICVGASGTVQALQEIMVAQGMDEQITLSKLQQLKQRAIQCGKLEELEIEGLTLERALVFPSGLSILIAIFNELGIESMTLAGGALREGLVYGMLHLPVDRDIRSRTLQNVQRRFTIDTEQAERVRQLAESFARQVKQNWKLDERCCELLENASLIHEIGLSVDFKQAPQHAAYLIRHLAMPGFTPAQKKLLATLLQNQGNNIDLGLLSQQNAVPQRMAERLCRLLRLAIIFASRRRDDTLPAVRLHADDETLSLTLPTDWLEAHPLRAELLEQESHWQSYVHWPLIIS, from the coding sequence ATGCTAAGCGCGTCGTCACTTTATGCTGCGATCGATCTTGGATCTAACAGCTTTCATATGTTGGTGGTGCGTGAAGTCGCTGGAAGTATCCAGACCGTCGCGCGGATTAAACGTAAAGTTCGCCTCGCGGCCGGCCTTGACAACGCCAATCATCTTTCTGATGAAGCAATGGCGCGAGGCTGGCAGTGCCTGCGGCTATTTTCTGAACAACTCCAGGATATCCCGCTGGAGCAAATTAGGGTTGTCGCTACTGCAACGCTCAGGCTAGCCGCTAATGCGGATATTTTTCTGTCTAAAGCCCAGCATATTCTCGGCAGCACTATTAACGTCATCAGCGGTGAGGAAGAAGCACGGCTGATTTATCAGGGCGTCGCACATACCACTGGTGGTTCTGATAAGCGTTTAGTCGTTGATATTGGCGGCGGCAGTACCGAACTCGTGACTGGCGATGGCGCGCATGCGACATCACTATTCAGTTTACCAATGGGCTGCGTGACCTGGCTTGAACGTTATTTCACCGATCGTCATCTGGGTAAAGCGAATTTCGAACAGGCAGAGCAGGCCGCACGGGCGATGATCCAGCCGGTTGCTGCAGCCCTAAGAACGCAAGGATGGCAGATTTGCGTTGGTGCGTCCGGTACCGTACAGGCACTGCAGGAAATTATGGTTGCACAGGGCATGGATGAGCAAATCACGCTGTCCAAGCTGCAACAACTTAAGCAGCGCGCCATTCAGTGTGGCAAGCTGGAGGAGTTGGAAATCGAAGGACTAACACTGGAACGAGCGTTAGTTTTCCCGAGCGGCTTATCGATCCTGATCGCCATTTTTAACGAATTGGGTATCGAAAGTATGACATTAGCGGGTGGCGCGTTACGCGAGGGACTCGTTTATGGCATGCTGCACTTACCCGTCGATCGTGATATTCGTAGTCGCACGCTGCAGAATGTCCAACGCAGGTTCACAATTGACACCGAGCAGGCAGAGCGCGTACGCCAACTGGCAGAAAGCTTTGCTCGTCAGGTGAAGCAAAACTGGAAGTTGGATGAGCGCTGCTGTGAATTACTGGAAAATGCCAGTCTGATCCATGAAATCGGCCTTAGTGTAGATTTCAAGCAAGCCCCGCAACATGCAGCCTATCTGATTCGCCACCTCGCGATGCCTGGCTTTACTCCCGCCCAGAAAAAATTGCTGGCAACGCTGTTGCAAAACCAGGGTAACAACATCGACCTTGGGCTATTAAGTCAGCAAAATGCCGTGCCACAACGTATGGCGGAACGGCTATGCCGGCTGCTGCGTTTAGCCATTATTTTTGCCAGTCGCCGCCGCGATGACACGCTGCCAGCAGTGCGTCTGCATGCTGATGACGAAACGTTATCGTTAACACTCCCGACCGACTGGCTGGAAGCGCATCCGCTGCGCGCGGAGCTGCTTGAGCAAGAGAGCCACTGGCAGAGTTATGTTCACTGGCCGTTAATCATCTCCTGA
- the rep gene encoding DNA helicase Rep, producing MRLNPGQQQAVEFVTGPCLVLAGAGSGKTRVITNKIAHLIRECGYQARHIAAVTFTNKASREMKERVAQTLGRKESRGLMISTFHTLGLEIIKREYAALGMKAKFSLFDDQDQMALLKDLTAEWLENDKALLQQLISTLSNWKNDLIDPSHAAARANSERDKIFAHCYALYDRHLKSCNVLDFDDLILLPTLLLQRNEEVRERWQQRIRYLLVDEYQDTNTSQYELVKLLVGARARFTVVGDDDQSIYSWRGARPQNLVLLKEDFPALQVIKLEQNYRSSERILKAANILIANNPHVFEKRLFSELGYGAELKVVTANHEEHEAERVTGELIAHHFINKTQYKDYAILYRGNHQSRVFEKMLMQNRIPYRISGGTSFFSRPEIKDLLAYLRILTNPDDDSAFLRIVNTPRREIGPVTLQKLGEWAMQRNKSMLNASFDMGLEQTLNGRGLESLQRFTFWLRDISQLAEREPVAAVRDLIHGIDYESWLFETSASPKAAEMRMKNVNTLFQWMTEMLEGSEIDEAMTLTQVVTRFTLRDMMERGESDEELDQVQLMTLHASKGLEFPYVYLVGMEEGLLPHQSSIDEDNVEEERRLAYVGITRAQKELTFTLCRERRQYGEIVRPEPSRFLLELPQDDLQWETERKVVSAEERMQKGQSHLANIRAQLAKAKGG from the coding sequence ATGCGTTTAAATCCAGGTCAACAACAAGCCGTCGAATTCGTTACCGGACCCTGTCTGGTTCTGGCGGGGGCGGGATCCGGTAAAACACGTGTGATAACCAATAAAATCGCTCATCTGATCCGTGAATGCGGTTATCAGGCGCGTCATATTGCTGCAGTGACGTTTACCAATAAAGCTTCCCGTGAGATGAAAGAGCGAGTTGCACAAACGCTTGGGCGTAAAGAATCGCGTGGCCTGATGATTTCCACGTTTCATACGTTAGGGCTTGAGATCATTAAGCGTGAGTATGCAGCGCTCGGGATGAAAGCGAAGTTCTCACTGTTTGACGATCAGGACCAGATGGCCTTGCTGAAGGATCTCACCGCAGAGTGGCTGGAAAATGACAAAGCCTTATTACAACAGCTGATCTCGACCCTCTCTAACTGGAAAAATGATCTGATCGATCCTTCTCACGCTGCGGCGAGAGCAAACAGCGAGCGCGATAAAATTTTCGCCCACTGTTATGCCCTGTACGATCGTCATCTTAAGTCCTGTAATGTGCTTGATTTTGACGATCTTATTTTACTGCCAACGCTGTTGCTACAGCGTAATGAAGAGGTCCGTGAGCGCTGGCAGCAGCGTATTCGTTATCTGCTGGTAGATGAGTATCAGGACACTAATACCAGCCAGTATGAGCTGGTGAAACTGCTGGTGGGCGCACGTGCGCGTTTTACCGTAGTAGGGGATGATGACCAGTCGATCTACTCCTGGCGCGGGGCCCGCCCACAAAATCTGGTACTGCTCAAAGAGGATTTCCCTGCGCTACAGGTGATTAAACTGGAACAGAATTACCGCTCATCTGAACGCATCCTTAAAGCAGCGAACATTTTGATTGCGAATAATCCGCATGTTTTTGAGAAGCGACTCTTCTCTGAGCTAGGCTATGGTGCTGAGCTCAAAGTGGTGACGGCGAACCACGAGGAGCACGAAGCTGAACGCGTGACCGGAGAACTTATCGCCCATCACTTTATTAATAAAACGCAGTATAAAGACTATGCCATTCTCTATCGCGGCAACCACCAGTCACGCGTATTTGAAAAGATGCTGATGCAAAACCGTATCCCTTACCGCATCTCAGGTGGAACCTCTTTCTTTTCGCGTCCGGAGATAAAGGACTTGCTGGCTTATCTGCGGATTTTAACCAACCCGGATGACGACAGTGCGTTCCTGCGCATTGTGAATACGCCGCGCCGGGAGATTGGTCCGGTTACGCTGCAGAAACTGGGCGAATGGGCGATGCAGCGGAATAAAAGCATGCTGAACGCCAGTTTTGATATGGGACTGGAGCAAACGCTGAACGGCCGTGGACTGGAATCACTGCAGCGCTTTACCTTCTGGCTACGGGATATTTCACAACTGGCGGAACGTGAGCCTGTGGCTGCGGTGCGTGATTTGATTCACGGTATCGATTATGAAAGCTGGTTGTTCGAAACCTCCGCCAGCCCAAAAGCCGCCGAAATGCGAATGAAAAACGTCAATACGCTATTTCAGTGGATGACGGAAATGCTCGAAGGGTCGGAAATTGATGAGGCGATGACCTTAACCCAGGTTGTCACGCGTTTTACCCTGCGCGATATGATGGAACGCGGAGAGAGTGATGAAGAGCTCGATCAGGTACAGCTGATGACGCTGCATGCATCAAAAGGTCTGGAGTTTCCTTACGTTTATCTTGTCGGTATGGAAGAGGGGCTGTTGCCGCATCAGAGCAGTATCGATGAAGACAATGTGGAAGAAGAACGCCGACTCGCCTATGTAGGGATCACGCGCGCGCAGAAAGAGCTGACGTTTACTTTATGCCGCGAGCGTCGACAATATGGTGAAATTGTACGGCCCGAGCCTAGCCGTTTTCTGCTGGAGCTGCCTCAGGATGACCTGCAATGGGAAACGGAGCGAAAAGTTGTGAGCGCTGAGGAGAGGATGCAGAAAGGGCAAAGCCATTTAGCGAATATCCGGGCGCAGTTAGCGAAGGCAAAAGGGGGATAA
- the ppiC gene encoding peptidylprolyl isomerase PpiC, protein MAKTAAALHILVKEEKQAQEILAQLENGADFEKLAKKHSICPSGKKGGHLGEFKQGAMVPAFDKVVFSCPLITPYGPLHTQFGYHIIKVLYRN, encoded by the coding sequence ATGGCAAAAACAGCGGCAGCACTGCATATCCTTGTTAAAGAAGAGAAACAGGCTCAGGAGATTCTGGCACAGCTGGAAAATGGCGCAGACTTTGAAAAACTGGCCAAAAAACATTCGATTTGCCCGTCTGGTAAAAAAGGCGGCCATTTAGGCGAGTTTAAGCAGGGCGCTATGGTGCCGGCGTTCGATAAAGTGGTTTTTTCCTGTCCGCTGATTACGCCGTATGGCCCACTGCATACGCAGTTCGGTTATCACATCATTAAGGTGCTGTACCGCAATTAA
- the ilvC gene encoding ketol-acid reductoisomerase yields MANYFNTLNLRNQLAQLGKCRFMSRDEFADEASYLKGKKVVIVGCGAQGLNQGLNMRDSGLDIAYALRAEAIAEKRASWRKATENGFKVGTYEELIPQADLVVNLTPDKQHSTVVQAVQPMMKEGAALGYSHGFNIVEVGETIRKDITVVMVAPKCPGTEVREEYKRGFGVPTLIAVHPENDPKGEGMAIAKAWAAATGGHRAGVLESSFVAEVKSDLMGEQTILCGMLQAGSLLCFDKLVAEGTDPAYAEKLIQFGWETVTEALKQGGITLMMDRLSNPAKVRAYALSEQLKTIMAPLFQKHMDDIISGDFSSGMMADWADDDKKLLGWREETGKTAFETAPQFEGKIAEQDYFDQGVLMIAMVKAGVELAFETMVDAGIIEESAYYESLHELPLIANTIARKRLYEMNVVISDTAEYGNYLFSYAAVPLLKEFMTTLQAGDLGKAIAAGSVDNAQLRDINEAIRHHPIEAVGRKLRGYMTDMKRIAVAS; encoded by the coding sequence ATGGCTAACTATTTCAACACCCTGAACTTGCGCAACCAATTAGCGCAATTAGGTAAATGCCGCTTTATGTCGCGTGACGAGTTTGCTGATGAAGCAAGCTACCTGAAAGGGAAAAAAGTCGTGATTGTTGGCTGTGGCGCCCAGGGATTAAACCAGGGCCTCAACATGCGTGATTCAGGACTGGACATCGCCTATGCTCTGCGTGCCGAAGCGATCGCTGAAAAACGCGCATCATGGCGTAAAGCCACCGAAAATGGTTTCAAAGTTGGCACCTATGAAGAGCTGATTCCACAAGCCGACCTGGTGGTAAACCTGACGCCGGACAAGCAGCACTCAACCGTGGTTCAAGCGGTTCAGCCAATGATGAAAGAGGGCGCTGCGCTGGGTTATTCTCACGGCTTCAACATTGTTGAAGTGGGCGAAACCATTCGTAAAGATATTACCGTGGTGATGGTTGCACCGAAATGTCCGGGAACTGAAGTGCGTGAAGAGTACAAACGCGGCTTTGGCGTACCGACGCTGATCGCGGTTCACCCGGAAAACGATCCGAAAGGTGAAGGTATGGCCATCGCCAAAGCCTGGGCAGCGGCAACCGGTGGTCACCGTGCGGGCGTGCTGGAATCCTCATTTGTTGCGGAAGTCAAATCTGACCTGATGGGTGAGCAAACTATTCTGTGTGGCATGCTGCAGGCGGGTTCTTTACTCTGCTTTGACAAGCTGGTAGCAGAAGGCACTGACCCTGCTTATGCTGAAAAACTGATTCAGTTTGGCTGGGAAACTGTGACCGAGGCGCTGAAGCAGGGCGGGATCACATTAATGATGGACCGCCTTTCCAACCCGGCGAAGGTGCGTGCATACGCCCTGTCTGAGCAGTTAAAAACCATTATGGCGCCGCTGTTCCAGAAACATATGGATGACATCATCTCCGGTGATTTCTCTTCCGGCATGATGGCTGACTGGGCGGACGATGATAAGAAGCTGTTGGGCTGGCGTGAAGAGACGGGTAAAACCGCCTTCGAAACCGCCCCGCAATTCGAAGGGAAAATTGCTGAACAGGATTACTTCGATCAGGGCGTTCTGATGATTGCGATGGTGAAAGCGGGTGTTGAACTGGCATTCGAAACCATGGTGGATGCGGGCATCATTGAAGAGTCAGCTTACTACGAATCACTGCATGAGCTGCCGCTGATTGCAAATACCATCGCGCGTAAGCGTCTGTACGAAATGAATGTGGTTATCTCGGATACCGCAGAATATGGTAACTACCTGTTCTCTTACGCTGCCGTACCGCTGCTGAAAGAGTTTATGACCACGCTGCAAGCTGGCGATTTGGGTAAAGCGATCGCAGCCGGTTCCGTCGATAACGCGCAGTTGCGTGATATTAACGAGGCCATTCGTCATCACCCGATTGAAGCGGTTGGCCGTAAATTACGTGGTTATATGACCGATATGAAACGTATTGCGGTAGCTAGCTAA
- the ilvY gene encoding HTH-type transcriptional activator IlvY, with the protein MDLRDLKLFLHLAESRHFGRTARAMHVSPSTLSRQIQRLEEDLGQSLFLRDNRTVILTDAGDRLREFAQHTLLQYQQLRHAIGQNGPSLSGELRLFCSVTAAYSHLPPILDRFRAEHPQVEIKLTTGDAADAVEKIQSNDADLAIAGRPETLPASIGFTPLGDIPLVLIAPALACTVRAQATQHHPDWSQIPFILPEQGPVRRRIDLWFRRLHIANPLIYASVSGHEAIVSMVALGCGIALLPDIVLENSPEPVRNRVLVLDNVTSVAPFELGVCVQKKRLNEPLIQAFWNLL; encoded by the coding sequence ATGGATTTACGAGATCTGAAACTGTTTCTACATTTGGCTGAAAGCCGCCATTTTGGGCGTACGGCAAGAGCGATGCATGTCAGCCCGTCAACGCTTTCCCGCCAGATTCAAAGACTCGAAGAGGATCTTGGACAATCACTTTTTTTACGCGATAACCGCACGGTCATCCTGACCGATGCCGGGGATCGCCTGCGGGAATTCGCACAACACACCCTGCTGCAATACCAGCAGCTACGCCATGCTATTGGACAGAATGGCCCCTCATTAAGCGGCGAGCTCCGCCTTTTTTGCTCGGTAACCGCAGCCTACAGCCATTTGCCACCAATACTTGATCGTTTCCGCGCCGAGCACCCGCAGGTGGAAATTAAACTGACCACCGGTGATGCCGCCGATGCCGTCGAAAAAATACAATCCAACGATGCAGATTTAGCGATTGCGGGTCGACCTGAAACACTGCCAGCCAGCATTGGCTTTACGCCTCTCGGTGATATCCCCCTTGTTTTGATCGCTCCCGCTCTTGCATGTACGGTGAGGGCGCAGGCAACACAGCACCATCCCGACTGGTCCCAAATTCCTTTTATCCTGCCAGAACAGGGGCCGGTGAGGCGACGAATCGATCTCTGGTTTCGTCGCCTGCATATTGCGAATCCGCTAATTTATGCCTCGGTATCGGGTCATGAAGCGATCGTTTCAATGGTTGCACTAGGCTGTGGCATCGCCCTGTTACCCGATATCGTACTGGAGAATAGCCCTGAGCCAGTGCGTAACCGTGTGCTGGTGCTGGATAATGTAACCTCCGTTGCGCCATTTGAGCTCGGTGTATGCGTACAAAAAAAGCGGCTCAATGAGCCGCTTATCCAGGCATTCTGGAATCTGCTGTAA
- the ilvA gene encoding threonine ammonia-lyase, biosynthetic has translation MAESQPLSEKPDGAEYLRAVLRSPVYEVAQVTPLQKMEKISSRFANTILVKREDRQPVHSFKLRGAYAMIAGLTDEQKARGVVTASAGNHAQGVALSASKLGIKSLIVMPLATADIKVDAVRAFGGEALLFGANFDEAKAKAIELSEAQGYTFVPPFDHPAVIAGQGTLAMELLQQDAHLDRIFVPVGGGGLAAGVAVLIKQLMPQIKVIAVEAEDSACLKAALEAGEPVDLPRVGLFAEGVAVKRIGNETFRLCQAYLDDIITVDSDAICAAMKDLFEDVRAVAEPSGALALAGMKKYIQQHDIKGERLAHILSGANVNFHGLRYVSERCELGEQREALLAVTIPEQQGSFLTFCQLLGGRSVTEFNYRYADADNACIFVGVRLTRGLEERSEIISLLTEGGYKVVDLSDDEMAKLHVRYMVGGRPSKPLRERLFSFEFPEAPGALLRFLQTLGTHWNISLFHYRSHGTDYGRVLAGFELGENEPEFERHLTALGYDCHDETRNPAFSFFLAGNEK, from the coding sequence ATGGCAGAGTCTCAACCGCTATCGGAAAAGCCTGATGGCGCAGAGTACCTGCGAGCGGTTCTCCGTTCGCCGGTGTACGAAGTGGCACAGGTGACGCCGCTGCAGAAAATGGAAAAAATCTCGTCACGTTTTGCGAACACTATTTTAGTTAAGCGTGAAGATCGGCAGCCAGTCCACAGTTTTAAGCTTCGTGGTGCCTACGCAATGATTGCCGGGCTGACCGACGAGCAAAAAGCACGTGGTGTTGTAACGGCTTCCGCGGGTAACCATGCGCAAGGCGTAGCGCTTTCCGCCAGCAAGCTGGGGATCAAATCATTGATCGTGATGCCACTAGCGACCGCGGACATTAAAGTGGATGCGGTGCGTGCCTTTGGCGGTGAGGCTTTGCTGTTTGGTGCCAATTTTGATGAGGCAAAAGCGAAGGCGATCGAATTATCGGAAGCGCAGGGTTACACCTTCGTTCCGCCGTTCGATCATCCTGCAGTCATCGCCGGTCAGGGCACGCTGGCGATGGAGTTGTTGCAGCAGGATGCACATCTCGATCGTATCTTTGTTCCGGTTGGTGGTGGTGGACTGGCGGCTGGCGTAGCCGTATTAATTAAGCAGCTGATGCCGCAGATTAAGGTCATTGCCGTTGAAGCGGAAGACTCGGCCTGCCTGAAAGCGGCACTGGAAGCAGGGGAACCTGTTGACCTGCCTCGTGTTGGATTGTTTGCTGAAGGCGTTGCAGTGAAGCGCATTGGCAATGAAACCTTCCGTCTGTGCCAGGCTTATCTGGACGATATCATCACGGTAGACAGTGATGCGATTTGTGCTGCCATGAAGGATCTGTTTGAAGATGTCCGTGCGGTGGCAGAACCCTCGGGGGCGCTGGCATTGGCAGGAATGAAGAAGTACATCCAGCAGCATGACATCAAAGGGGAACGCCTGGCACATATCCTTTCAGGGGCAAACGTTAACTTCCACGGATTGCGTTATGTCTCAGAGCGCTGCGAATTGGGTGAGCAACGTGAAGCCCTTCTGGCGGTGACCATTCCTGAACAACAAGGGAGCTTCCTGACATTTTGCCAGCTGCTGGGTGGACGTTCGGTCACCGAGTTTAATTACCGCTATGCGGACGCAGATAACGCCTGCATCTTTGTCGGTGTGCGTTTGACCCGGGGCCTTGAAGAGCGGAGCGAAATTATTTCGTTACTGACCGAAGGTGGTTACAAGGTGGTCGATCTCTCTGACGACGAGATGGCAAAGCTACACGTGCGTTATATGGTCGGTGGACGTCCTTCGAAGCCGCTACGCGAGCGGTTGTTTAGCTTCGAGTTTCCTGAGGCACCTGGCGCATTACTGCGTTTTCTGCAAACGCTGGGTACGCACTGGAACATTTCACTGTTTCATTATCGCAGCCACGGTACTGATTACGGACGCGTGCTGGCAGGCTTCGAACTGGGAGAAAACGAGCCGGAGTTTGAGCGCCATCTCACCGCACTGGGCTATGATTGTCATGATGAAACACGTAACCCGGCGTTCAGCTTTTTCCTCGCCGGGAATGAGAAATAG
- the ilvD gene encoding dihydroxy-acid dehydratase, with translation MPKYRSATTTHGRNMAGARALWRATGMTDDDFGKPIIAVVNSFTQFVPGHVHLRDLGKLVAEQIEASGGVAKEFNTIAVDDGIAMGHGGMLYSLPSRELIADSVEYMVNAHCADAMVCISNCDKITPGMLMAALRLNIPVIFVSGGPMEAGKTKLSDKIIKLDLVDAMIQGANPNVSDADSEQIERSACPTCGSCSGMFTANSMNCLTEALGLSQPGNGSLLATHADRKELFLNAGKRIVGLAKRYYEQDDESVLPRNIANKTAFENAMTLDIAMGGSTNTVLHLLAAAQEGGVDFNISDIDRLSRKVPHLCKVAPSTQKYHMEDVHRAGGVLGILGELDRAGLLDNSVKNILNLTLKETLEQYDIMLTQDESVKKMFRAGPAGIRTTQAFSQDCRWDTLDNDRQEGCIRSREYAFSQDGGLAVLYGNMAEDGSIVKTAGVEKESLTFRGPAKVYESQDAAVEAILGGKVVAGDVVVIRYEGPKGGPGMQEMLYPTTYLKSMGLGKSCALITDGRFSGGTSGLSIGHVSPEAASGGTIALVKDGDMIDIDIPNRGIKLDVADSELHARREEEEARGEAAYTPHGRERSVSFALRAYALLATSADKGAVRDKSKLGG, from the coding sequence ATGCCTAAGTACCGTTCCGCCACCACCACCCATGGCCGAAATATGGCAGGTGCCCGTGCCCTGTGGCGCGCAACCGGAATGACTGATGATGATTTCGGTAAACCGATCATTGCGGTCGTTAACTCATTCACCCAATTTGTACCGGGACACGTGCATTTGCGCGATTTGGGAAAACTTGTCGCCGAGCAAATTGAAGCGTCCGGTGGCGTCGCTAAAGAGTTCAACACTATCGCTGTCGATGACGGTATTGCGATGGGACATGGTGGCATGCTGTATTCACTGCCGTCTCGCGAATTAATTGCTGACTCCGTCGAGTACATGGTTAACGCACACTGTGCAGATGCCATGGTCTGTATCTCTAACTGCGACAAAATTACCCCCGGGATGCTGATGGCAGCCTTGCGCCTCAATATTCCGGTGATCTTTGTTTCCGGTGGTCCAATGGAAGCCGGTAAAACCAAACTGTCCGATAAGATCATCAAGCTGGACCTGGTTGATGCCATGATCCAGGGCGCGAATCCCAATGTGAGCGATGCGGATAGTGAGCAAATTGAACGTTCAGCCTGCCCAACCTGCGGCTCCTGTTCCGGTATGTTTACCGCGAACTCGATGAACTGTCTGACCGAAGCGCTGGGGCTGTCGCAACCGGGTAATGGCTCGTTGTTAGCAACCCACGCCGATCGTAAAGAGCTGTTCCTGAACGCGGGCAAGCGTATCGTGGGCCTGGCGAAACGTTACTACGAGCAGGATGACGAAAGCGTGCTGCCGCGCAATATCGCCAATAAAACTGCCTTTGAAAACGCCATGACGCTGGATATCGCGATGGGCGGTTCAACCAATACCGTTCTGCATCTGCTGGCTGCTGCACAGGAAGGCGGTGTAGATTTTAATATTTCCGATATCGACCGCCTCTCCCGCAAAGTTCCTCATCTGTGCAAAGTTGCCCCGAGTACGCAAAAATATCATATGGAAGATGTGCATCGCGCCGGCGGTGTTCTGGGTATCCTTGGCGAGTTGGATCGTGCAGGGCTGCTGGATAATAGTGTTAAAAACATCCTTAATCTGACGCTGAAAGAGACACTGGAGCAGTACGACATCATGCTGACCCAGGATGAAAGCGTGAAGAAAATGTTCCGTGCCGGTCCGGCAGGTATTCGCACCACGCAGGCATTCTCACAGGATTGCCGCTGGGATACGCTGGATAACGATCGTCAGGAAGGCTGTATCCGTTCCCGTGAGTATGCCTTCAGTCAGGATGGCGGTCTGGCGGTACTGTACGGCAATATGGCGGAAGACGGTTCGATTGTAAAAACCGCCGGCGTTGAGAAAGAGAGCCTGACATTCCGTGGCCCAGCGAAGGTATATGAAAGCCAGGATGCGGCGGTAGAAGCGATTTTGGGCGGTAAAGTGGTTGCAGGCGATGTCGTCGTTATCCGCTATGAAGGCCCGAAAGGTGGCCCGGGAATGCAGGAAATGCTCTATCCCACCACCTACCTTAAATCCATGGGACTCGGTAAAAGCTGTGCGCTCATCACCGATGGTCGTTTCTCCGGCGGCACCTCTGGCCTGTCAATCGGTCACGTTTCTCCTGAAGCGGCAAGCGGCGGTACCATCGCATTGGTGAAAGATGGCGATATGATCGATATCGATATTCCGAACCGTGGCATCAAGCTTGACGTAGCGGACAGTGAACTTCACGCGCGCCGCGAAGAGGAAGAGGCGCGTGGTGAAGCGGCCTATACGCCACACGGACGCGAGCGTTCTGTCTCCTTTGCTCTGCGTGCTTATGCGCTGTTAGCAACCAGTGCCGATAAAGGTGCGGTACGCGATAAGAGCAAGCTGGGAGGCTAA
- a CDS encoding branched-chain amino acid transaminase yields MSTKKADFIWFNGEMVKWEEAKVSVMSHALHYGTSVFEGVRCYDSHKGPVVFRHREHMQRLHDSAKIYRFPVSQSVDELMEACRKVLRENKLKSAYIRPLVFVGDVGLGVNPPDGYSTDVIIAAFPWGAYLGAEALEQGIDAMVSSWNRVAPNTLPTAAKAGGNYLSSLLVGSEARRHGYQEGIALDTQGYISEGAGENLFEVKDGILFTPPFTSSALPGITRDAIIKLAKDLGIEVREQVLSRESLYLADEVFMSGTAAEITPVRSVDGIKVGEGKRGPVTKRIQQAFFGLFTGETEDKWGWLDPVNP; encoded by the coding sequence ATGTCGACGAAGAAAGCAGACTTTATCTGGTTCAATGGCGAGATGGTTAAATGGGAAGAGGCGAAAGTTAGCGTGATGTCCCATGCGTTGCATTACGGTACGTCAGTGTTTGAAGGCGTCCGCTGCTACGACTCGCACAAGGGACCCGTTGTTTTCCGCCATCGTGAACATATGCAACGCCTGCATGACTCGGCAAAAATTTACCGCTTCCCTGTCAGCCAGAGCGTCGATGAACTGATGGAAGCGTGCCGTAAGGTACTGCGTGAAAACAAACTGAAAAGTGCTTACATTCGTCCACTGGTATTCGTCGGTGATGTTGGTCTGGGCGTGAATCCTCCAGACGGTTACAGCACTGATGTCATTATTGCTGCTTTCCCATGGGGAGCTTACTTGGGTGCTGAAGCACTGGAGCAAGGTATTGACGCGATGGTTTCCTCCTGGAACCGTGTTGCGCCAAATACCCTTCCGACCGCGGCAAAAGCCGGTGGTAACTACCTTTCTTCACTGCTTGTCGGTAGCGAAGCGCGCCGTCATGGTTATCAGGAAGGGATCGCTCTGGATACCCAAGGCTATATTTCTGAAGGTGCTGGCGAGAACCTGTTTGAAGTGAAGGATGGCATTCTGTTCACCCCACCCTTTACTTCATCCGCTCTGCCGGGCATCACACGTGATGCAATTATCAAACTGGCGAAGGATTTGGGTATAGAAGTGCGCGAGCAGGTTCTGTCGCGTGAATCGCTGTACCTGGCTGATGAAGTCTTCATGTCCGGAACTGCCGCTGAAATTACCCCAGTCCGCAGCGTTGATGGTATTAAGGTGGGTGAAGGAAAACGTGGTCCTGTGACCAAACGTATTCAGCAAGCCTTCTTTGGTTTATTCACTGGCGAGACAGAAGATAAATGGGGCTGGTTAGATCCGGTTAACCCATAA
- the ilvM gene encoding acetolactate synthase 2 small subunit: MNQHQLSIEARFRPELLERILRVVRHRGFQVCAMNMAPAIDLQNINIEMTVASQRSVDLLSSQLSKLMDVECVQVQQQTTQQIRA; this comes from the coding sequence ATGAACCAACACCAATTATCTATCGAAGCGCGTTTCCGACCTGAATTATTGGAACGCATTTTACGCGTTGTGCGCCATCGCGGCTTTCAGGTTTGTGCCATGAATATGGCCCCTGCGATCGACCTTCAGAATATAAATATTGAAATGACCGTTGCCAGCCAACGCTCAGTCGATTTACTGTCATCGCAGTTAAGCAAATTAATGGACGTTGAATGCGTCCAGGTTCAACAACAAACAACACAACAAATCCGCGCTTAG